A single Polyodon spathula isolate WHYD16114869_AA chromosome 6, ASM1765450v1, whole genome shotgun sequence DNA region contains:
- the LOC121317528 gene encoding ornithine decarboxylase-like: MNGFSTTDFDITFLDEGFCARDIVEQKINEVSLSDDKDAFYVADLGDVVKKHMRWTRALPRVAPYYAVKCNDSKAVVMTLASLGAGFDCASKNEIQLVQSIGVSPEKIIYANPCKQVSQIKYAAAHGVQMMTFDSEVELAKVSRSHSNAKLVLRIATDDSKAVCRLSVKFGATLKSCRSLLERAMELGVDIIGVSFHVGSGCTDPETYTQAISDARLVFDMGTEFGFNMNLLDIGGGFPGSEDVKLKFEEVTAVINTALDKYFPAESGVGIIAEPGRYYVASAYMLAVNVIAKKVVIRDQTGSDDEDDGANDRTLMYYVNDGVYGSFNCILYDHANVRPVLHKKPKPDERFYPCSIWGPTCDGLDRIVELCDMPDLQVGDWMLFENMGAYTVAASSTFNGFQKPDIHYVMSRTSWQLLQQIKEQGGIAKVEETASNPVPISCGWESGVELPSTCSSTRIV; the protein is encoded by the exons ATGAACGGCTTCAGCACTACCGATTTTGACATTACCTTCCTTGATGAGGGCTTCTGTGCCAGAGATATtgtggaacaaaaaataaacgaGGTCTCCCTTTCA GATGACAAAGATGCCTTTTATGTAGCTGACCTTGGTGATGTTGTTAAGAAGCACATGCGATGGACCAGAGCCCTACCTCGCGTGGCTCCATATTATGCTGTGAAATGTAATGACAGCAAAGCTGTAGTGATGACCCTTGCTTCCCTGGGTGCTGGATTTGATTGTGCGAGCAAG AATGAAATTCAGCTGGTCCAGAGCATTGGTGTTTCTCCTGAAAAGATCATTTACGCTAACCCTTGCAAACAAGTGTCTCAAATTAAATATGCTGCTGCCCATGGTGTCCAGATGATGACATTTGATAGTGAAGTTGAACTTGCAAAAGTTTCAAGAAGCCACAGTAATGCAAA gttggtTCTTCGGATTGCCACAGATGACTCCAAAGCAGTGTGCCGTTTGAGTGTGAAGTTTGGTGCAACACTTAAATCTTGCCGATCCCTACTTGAGCGTGCCATGGAACTGGGTGTTGACATTATTGGAGTAAG CTTCCATGTTGGAAGTGGCTGTACTGATCCTGAAACGTACACCCAGGCCATTTCAGATGCTCGTCTTGTCTTTGATATGGGA ACAGAATTTGGGTTCAACATGAATTTGTTGGATATTGGTGGTGGATTCCCTGGCTCTGAAGATGTTAAGCTGAAGTTTGAAGAG gttACTGCTGTGATCAACACTGCTCTTGACAAATACTTTCCTGCCGAGTCTGGTGTTGGGATCATTGCTGAGCCAGGAAGATACTATGTTGCATCTGCTTATATGCTAGCTGTTAATGTCATTGCCAAGAAAGTTGTCATCAGGGATCAGACTGGTTCTGATG ATGAGGATGATGGTGCTAATGACAGAACCTTGATGTACTATGTTAATGATGGTGTTTATGGGTCATTTAACTGCATCTTGTATGACCATGCTAATGTCAGACCTGTTCTCCACAAG AAACCTAAGCCTGATGAAAGATTCTACCCCTGTAGCATCTGGGGACCAACTTGTGATGGTCTGGATCGCATTGTTGAGCTCTGTGACATGCCAGATCTTCAGGTTGGAGACTGGATGCTCTTTGAGAATATGGGAGCCTACACTGTTGCTGCATCTTCCACCTTCAATGGATTTCAGAAGCCAGATATCCATTATGTGATGTCAAGAACATCCTG GCAACTGTTGCAGCAAATCAAAGAGCAAGGTGGCATTGCTAAAGTTGAGGAGACTGCTTCTAACCCTGTGCCCATCTCCTGTGGCTGGGAAAGTGGAGTTGAACTTCCTTCAACTTGCTCTTCAACTCGTATTGTTTAA